In the Ornithinimicrobium pratense genome, GGGGCGGAGGTGGCGGAGCACGTCGCCGGCATCACCGTCGGTGGCCCGGACCCCCTCCTGTCGCCGGGGAGCAGAGCGTAGGTAGTTCCGGACCAGATCTGTCTTCACCCGGTCGGGCGACACCGGAGACACCGGGTCGTGGTGCGCGAGGGTGCGAGCCGTGAGCGACGTCGCGAGCACCTCTGCACCGGTGAGCATCGCCGCCAGCCGGTGCAGGTCGGCGCCGTGGGCACGGACCAGCTCCCTCAGCTCGGCACTCCCCCGCGACGGCGTCGTCATCACCACATCATGCCTGGGCCACGTTGCCACCGTGCCGACGGCACACTTTCACCAGGCGGCTGGCCGCCGGGTTGGAGATCTCCTGGAGCCTTGCCGGGTGGCGCGCGAGGGACGACCCGACGGGGGCTACCCCCACCTAGTTTCTCCGGGTGGCCGTCTGTCCGGGGACCCCGTGACTGCGGAATCGTGAACGTCATGCACGAAAACCGCTTCACCTACCCCGGGGCCGGGGCAGAGCAGCTGCGCTACGGCGAGCGACATGTCGACGGGCACCAGCTGCTGGCCTGCGATCCCCCGGGTGGGGCACGCATCGTGGAGGCGCTCGGCGACGTCGTCGCTGCCGACCACATCGCCGTTCTCGTGCCGGGCAACGGCCACCACCAGGGCAACTACTTCACCGAGCGCGGACCCGTCGCCCCCCGGGCACGCGGCCAGCTCCTGCTACGCACGATGCAGGACCTCGCCCCCGGGAGCCGCGCGGCGGTCGTGGTGTGGGTGGGCTACCACGCACCGCCCGGGCTGGCCTCAGCCGTGTCCAACGCCCCCGCTGTCAGCGGTGCCCCCGACCTGGCCCGGTTCACCGACTACCTTCCCCGGTCCGCCCACCTGACGCTGGTCGGGCACAGCTACGGCAGCACGGTCTGCGGTCTGGCCCTCACCCATGCACGCGTCCAGGACTGCGTGGCGCTGGGGAGTCCCGGTATGGGCGTGCGGCGGCGCGCACAGCTCGGCGGCGCCCGCCTGTGGGCAGCCCAGGCCCCGACAGACTGGATCCGGCACTTCCCGCAGGTCCGGGTAGGCCGTTTCGGGCTCGGTCGCTCCCCCCTGCACCCCGAGCTGGGCGCCACCCGCATCGGCACCGGCGATGTCGCCGGCCACTGCGGTTACTACACCGAGGGCAGCGAGTCGCTGCGCAACGTCGCTCGGATCGCCCTGGCCCGTTACGACGAGGTGACCCCGCCCGGGGACGCCGGGGCCACGCGGCATACCGCCAGCATGCCGGAACTGGCAAGAGCATGATCACCGACGGCAGCGAGCAGCAGGACGTGGCTATCCGCGCCGAGGCGGTCCGCAAGCACTATCCCGGCCGGGGCCCCGCGCTGGACGGCTTCGACCTCATGGTCGCCTCCGCCACGGTGCACGGACTGCTGGGTCCCAACGGGGCCGGCAAGACCACCGCCGTACGGATCCTGGCCACGCTGGCGCGCCTTGATTCCGGGCGTGCTCGGGTCGCCGGCCACGACGTGACCACGGACCCCGCCGGCGTGCGCGCCCGCATCGGCCTGGCGGGACAGCACACTGCTGTCGATGAGGTCCTGAGCGGTCGTCAGAACCTCGAGATGTTCGCCCGCCTGCACCGGATGCGGGCCGGCGCGGCGCGGCTGCGGGCCGCTGCGCTCCTGGAGCGCTTCGACCTCCAGGCCGCCGCCGACCGACCAGCGGGCCACTACTCCGGCGGCATGCGCCGGCGGCTCGACCTGGCCGTCAGCCTCATCCGCAGCCCGGAGGTGCTCTTCCTGGATGAGCCGACCACCGGCCTGGACCCGCGCAGCCGGAGCGAGGTGTGGAGTGCGGTCCGCGAGCTGGCGGCAGCCGGCACCACGGTGCTGCTCACCACCCAGTACCTCGAGGAGGCCGACCGGCTGTGCACGCGGATCTCGCTGATGGAGCGGGGTCGGGTCGTGGCCGAGGGCTCGCCCGCCGAGCTCAAATCGCGGGTCGGCGGGAGCCGGGTCGAGATCGTGGTGCCCCCGGGCAGGGACCTGCTGGGCGTCACCGGGGCGGTCTCCGCCGTCTTGGGCGGAGCGCCCGAGGTCGACCCGGTGGGGCGCCGGATCTCGTTCCCGCTGCACGGCGGTGCCGAGGCGCTCATCCGTCTGGCGCACGCAGTGGGCGAGATCGGGCTGGATCCGGCCGATGTGTCGCTGCGCCGCCCCGACCTCGACGAGGTCTTCCTCCACCTGACCGACATACCGGACCTGCAAGGAGTGGGACGATGAGCGCCCCGACGCTGGAGAGCCTCCCCCGGACCCGCCTTTCCGACCTGGGTTGGGCGGCTGCCGACACCTGGGTGGTGGCCCGGCGGCACCTGCTGCGCCTGGTGCGTCGGCCCGACGAGCTGCTGGGCACGCTGCTGATCCCGGTCATGGCTGTGCTGATGTTCGGCTTTGTCTTCGGTGACGCCTTGGGGGCGGCCATGGCCGTGCCCGGTGGTGAGTACCGTGACTTCCTGCTTCCGGGGCTGTTCGCCCTGACTATGGCCTTCGGGATCGGCAACACCACCATCGCGGTGGCGGCCGACGTCCGCGGCGGCGTGCTGGACCGGATGCGCTCGCTGCCGATGTCCAACGTGGCGCTGCTCACCGGCCGGTCGCTGGCGGATCTCGTGACGGCCCTGGTCGAGCTGACGATCCTGATGGCGCTGGGGATGATGCTGGGCTGGCAGTGGCACGGCAGCCTCGCCGCGGCGCTCGCCGCCGTCGGCCTGCTGCTGCTCCTGCGCCTGGCACTGTCCTGGGTCGGCATCCTGCTGGGCCTGCTGGTCAGCGGCCCGGAGGCGGCGATGAAGTACTTCGCGCTGATCTTTCCGTTAGCGATGGTCGCGGACACCATCGTGCCCACGTCCCTGATGCCGGAATGGCTCGCCGGGGCGGCCGAGTGGAATCCCCTCTCTGCCACCGTGACCGCGATCCGGGGCCTCTTCGGGGGTCCCAACGCAGCGTCCACCTCCTGGGTCGCCGAGCACTCGGTGGCGATGGCCGTCGCCTGGCCGCTGGCGATCACCACGGCCGGCGTGCTCCTGGCCCTGGCCCGGCTGCGGCGCCTGGGGCGGTGAGGGTCGGCCTGAGGGCACGCAGGCCGTGAGCCGCTCGCGCCGATGGGGCGCTGCGGCAGCAGCGGCTGCCCAGCGGCTTGACCCTCCCGTTCCGTGAGCCCTTAGCGTCCAACGCATGGACACACGAGGCACATCCAAGGCCGAGACGACGCTGCCGACTGCGCTTGCGGCGTTGGTCCACCCGGACAAGGACGTGCGCCAGCAGGCGGCTGTGGGACTGGGGGAACGGGCTGACCCACGGCTTGCGCCCGCCATCGCCCAGCTGTTGTGGCGCGAGAGCGACTTCTTCGTCCGGGAGACCCTGACGTGGGTGCTAACACGCACTCCCGCCACCGCGACCGAGGCCGCGACTGCGGCGTTGGCCGACCCCGACGCTTCGGTGCGTCTGCAGGCTTTGCACGTGCTCAGCAAGATCGCCGATCCTGATTCCGCTGCGGTGGTGGCTGCCCAGCTCGAGGACCACGACCCGGGGGTGGTGGACAAGGCACGGTGGGCCCTCGCGCGGATCGGTGACCCCTCGGTCATCCCGTTGCTGGTCGACCGGCTCGGGCAGACGGACCTGGCGGGGCGGGACGCGATGACCACCACGCTGGCCCAGTTCGGCGCAGCCGCGGTCCCCTCACTCGTGTCTGCCTTGGGCGATGAGGATCCCAGCGTCCGGGCGCACGCCGCGGACGTGCTGTGCTTCATCGGCGCCCCGGGGGCAGTGCCGGCGATCACTGCGCTGGTCGGTCTCCTGGGAGATGACCACCCGGATGTGCGGATGTCGGCCACGCTCGCGCTACGTGAGCTGGTCGACCACCCGAGCGTCAGGAGCGCTCTGCAGCACGCGGCAGCCACTCATGACGATGCTCGGGTGCGTGCTATCGCCAGTGCCAGCATCTGAGGCTCCCGCGATGCTCTGGCTGGGCTGTTGTCGCGCGCTCGACACCGACCTGCCTCGGTGCTAGTGTGCCGATATTCGATGTATCGATAAGCAATACATCAGTGGCAGGGGAACATCACGACAAGCACCGAACAGACGAGCTCGAAGACGCTGCTAGGTCGCGCTGCGTTGATCATCATCAGCGTCCTAACTCTCCTGGGCTCCGCCTTCACCTTTGTGCTGCTGGCACTCCACGTGCACAGCCTGCGGACGAACCCGGGATCCCAGCTTCGACTGGTTGGGCTCGGAGAGGACCAGGCTGACGGAATTCTGCCGCCAGGCATGCAGTACGACACGGCGACCATGACGGTGGGGGTCGACGTGGTGGCGCATGGGGTCGACCACGCGTTCCTCACCTGGCAGATCTGGGCGTGGGCCAGCCGATA is a window encoding:
- a CDS encoding alpha/beta hydrolase, encoding MHENRFTYPGAGAEQLRYGERHVDGHQLLACDPPGGARIVEALGDVVAADHIAVLVPGNGHHQGNYFTERGPVAPRARGQLLLRTMQDLAPGSRAAVVVWVGYHAPPGLASAVSNAPAVSGAPDLARFTDYLPRSAHLTLVGHSYGSTVCGLALTHARVQDCVALGSPGMGVRRRAQLGGARLWAAQAPTDWIRHFPQVRVGRFGLGRSPLHPELGATRIGTGDVAGHCGYYTEGSESLRNVARIALARYDEVTPPGDAGATRHTASMPELARA
- a CDS encoding ATP-binding cassette domain-containing protein; amino-acid sequence: MITDGSEQQDVAIRAEAVRKHYPGRGPALDGFDLMVASATVHGLLGPNGAGKTTAVRILATLARLDSGRARVAGHDVTTDPAGVRARIGLAGQHTAVDEVLSGRQNLEMFARLHRMRAGAARLRAAALLERFDLQAAADRPAGHYSGGMRRRLDLAVSLIRSPEVLFLDEPTTGLDPRSRSEVWSAVRELAAAGTTVLLTTQYLEEADRLCTRISLMERGRVVAEGSPAELKSRVGGSRVEIVVPPGRDLLGVTGAVSAVLGGAPEVDPVGRRISFPLHGGAEALIRLAHAVGEIGLDPADVSLRRPDLDEVFLHLTDIPDLQGVGR
- a CDS encoding ABC transporter permease, with protein sequence MSAPTLESLPRTRLSDLGWAAADTWVVARRHLLRLVRRPDELLGTLLIPVMAVLMFGFVFGDALGAAMAVPGGEYRDFLLPGLFALTMAFGIGNTTIAVAADVRGGVLDRMRSLPMSNVALLTGRSLADLVTALVELTILMALGMMLGWQWHGSLAAALAAVGLLLLLRLALSWVGILLGLLVSGPEAAMKYFALIFPLAMVADTIVPTSLMPEWLAGAAEWNPLSATVTAIRGLFGGPNAASTSWVAEHSVAMAVAWPLAITTAGVLLALARLRRLGR
- a CDS encoding HEAT repeat domain-containing protein, translating into MDTRGTSKAETTLPTALAALVHPDKDVRQQAAVGLGERADPRLAPAIAQLLWRESDFFVRETLTWVLTRTPATATEAATAALADPDASVRLQALHVLSKIADPDSAAVVAAQLEDHDPGVVDKARWALARIGDPSVIPLLVDRLGQTDLAGRDAMTTTLAQFGAAAVPSLVSALGDEDPSVRAHAADVLCFIGAPGAVPAITALVGLLGDDHPDVRMSATLALRELVDHPSVRSALQHAAATHDDARVRAIASASI